Below is a genomic region from Phycisphaerae bacterium.
GGAACACCGGCGGGGGGACGGAGGAAGACTTCGAGCCGCGCGTCAAACTCGACAGCGAACGCGCCTAGTTGCGCTGCGATATCGATGGCGTGGGGATTTTCCGGTTGAGGCCGTTCGGTCACGAGAGGTTCATCCGATTGGGAGCGGAACGGGCACGCTACGGCGGCTCGTCGGCATGTCCTCACGGGGACTATATCTGACTGCGTAGTTCGGGTTCAATCCGAGCTCGCGGCGGAACGGGTATGGGGCCCCTCGTCAAGGAATCCGCGGATCAACGGAAGGAGGCGTTCACCGGCGTCCTCGACGACGTAATGGCCCGCGTCGGCGAAGCAATGCACCTCGGCCTCGGGAAAGCGGCGGCGCCATTCGTCCAGAAAGCCGTCGTGAAAGCAGAAGTCCCTGCCCCCCCAGCAGATGAGCATGGGCTTGTCGGCAAGTTGTGGGAGTCCTGCTTCAATTTCTGCGACGCGCCGGCCCGTGGGCGTGTCGCGACGCAAGGGAATGTCACGCACGAATTCCAGGACAGCCACGCGATTCGCGTACGAATCGTAGGGCAGGAGGTACCCACGGCGCACAGCCGAGGTCATGCGTACGCGGTTCTTGCAGGCCATCCATGTCGCGGGGAGGGCAAAGCCGTTGAGTCCCCGAACGACGATCGCGCCCATCAGCGGCATCCTGCAGATGCGAATTCGCCACGGGCATGGGCCGAAGAACGCCGCGGTATTGAAGACGATCATCCGCTTGACGCGAGACACATTGCGAACGGCCCAGCCGAAGCCGATGGCTCCGCCCCAGTCGTGCACGCCGAGGTTGATTTCCCTCAAGCCAAGATGGTCGATCAGCTTCGACACGTTCTCGATGTGCGTGGACAACGTGTAGGGGTACCGTTGAGGCTTGTCGGAGAGCCCACAGCCCAGGTGGTCTGGGGCGATCACCCGCCAGCGATCGCGCAGCCCGCCGATCAGCTCCCGCCAATAGAACGACCACGTCGGATTGCCGTGCAGCAGAACGAGCGGCTCGCCGTCGCCTTCATCGACGTAGTGCAGGCGATGTTCGCCGATCGAAAGGAATCGCGAAGGAAACGGATACAATGCGCGAACGTCGTCGGGAAGTTCGTGCATGTTCTCATTCACCAACGCACGCCGAGCATGACACAGCAGAGTCCGCTGCCGATTCCGAGAAGTGCCACGTTCGTTCCGGTGGCGGGCGGGTCGCGCTCGACGCCCATCGCCAGGGTCAGAGGAAGCGAAACCGATCCCACGTTGCCGAGGAACTCGAAGGTGGAGAAATCGCGTGCGCCGTCCAGTCCCAGTGCGGCGTAGAGCCGGTCACGGTGCACGCTGCCGACCTGGTGGCAGTACGTTCGGCCGATGTCGAACTCATCCCATTCCAAATGCGCCTTGAATTCCTTCCACGTTTCTGCGGCCAGTTCGCAGCCGCCTTCCAGGAGCAATTCCGCATCCGTTCTCATGGTCATGGCGGCGTCGGCGGAGAAACCGCTGTCGCCGCTGCCGCGGCAGAGTTCGTTGTGCTCGCTGGCGGCGCGGCTGACGCCGCCGAGCAATCGGTGCCTCGACTTTGACACGGACTCGTGGCAGACGACGGCGCCGGCGGCGCCCGAGCCGATGGTCAGCGAGGCGAAGGCCTGCTTGAGTTCCGCGCGAGTGAGATTCGGCGATTCGAGCAGGTGGCGGATGGTGGTGCGAACCAGGGGACGGCTGCTTTCGCCCGCCACGACCAGCCCGCGGCGAATCTGCCCCAGTTCGATCATGTTGGCGACTGTCACGATCCCGTTGAGAAAACCGAGGCAAGCATTGGAAATGTCGAAGAACGCCGCCCGGCGGGGTAGGCCCAACTGGTGGTGGACGACCGATGCCGTCGCCGGCTCGAGGCAATCCCGCGAGACGGCGGTGAAGACGAGTGCATCAATGTCGCCGGGCGACAGGTTGGCGTTCTCCAAAGCGGCGCGTCCCGCTCTCGTCGCGGCATCGCTGGGCATGGTTCCGGGCGCCCAGAAGCGCCGCTTGCGGATGCCGGTCATGAGCTCCAGCCGTCCAACGTGAAGTCCGAAGCGCTCGTATACCGGGGCCAGCTCGCCTTCGAGCTGCTCCGAGGTCACGACTTCTTCGGGCAGGGCGTAGCCCAGGGCCTCGATGCATACCTGTCGATAGCCGAACATTCGTCGTCCTCTCGCCGCGCCGCGCGGCCGCGGGGCGGATTATAGCGTGTTGCGACGAATGCGGAATTGCGCGAGCGAAGCGCCAGGAATCCGGGCGGCCACTGCTGGTTTTTACGCTGTCTCCGATAAGATCGCAGAACAGGACCTGCCGTTGATGCATGTCTATCGGTCGTTGGTGTGGGCGGTGCGGCCATGTTGACTTCGGCTTTTCCCGCGCCAAGAACCTAACGAGCACCCGCGGAGGGGTGGTGCTTCCGGCCTTTCTTTCGGCTCGCTGACCGCGGGTCCGAACTCGACGCAACCACCCCGCATCCCGCCATCAGCTCACGGCATCCCCCAGAGTTTGCATTCAACGTCGCAGGGCGACGGGAGGGAACGAAGCTGTCCACGCAGCCACGGACATTCTGCGCGCCGATCAGATGTGCCAAGATGACGGCACTCTGTTTGGGACTGCTCTCCGCCGGATGCGGATCGTTGCCGGGTCTGGCCGGCGTCCACCGGCCGCTCTTCGTCGCCGAGTGCGGCGATTCGCTCTCCGCTGCGACGGCCGTCAATGCCGCCGTCGTGCTCGACTGGACGGGCGGCTCGAGCATCATGTATCCGGGAACGAAATTCGACGGCATGGATCTGTCCGACTTTCCGCTCGTGGACGGCGGGACGCTGGCCGATGACGCCGATCGCTTTCGCGAGAGCGTCCGAGCCCGGATCGTGGAAATCTACTGCGAGTGGGACGAGGCCTCAGTGGCCGTGATGAACGGCGAGGACGACATCGAAGGACTAGACGCGGACACGGTCGTGTACATGACCCAGAACGTCCGCCCGGACGGCAAGGGCGACATCGGCGAAGCCGAATACGACCCCTGCGATCGTCAGGACGACAACTCGGCCATTATCTACGGTGAACGCATCCGCCAACTCGGCGCGGCGTATACGTTTGAAGAGTGGGTCAACGTGTTCGCCAACGTCTGCGCCCACGAGATCGGTCACACGCTGGGCTACGGGCACATCGCCCGCGAGGATCGCCCCGAGCCCGAAAACAGCCTTTTTGTCGAGCTCATGCTCGATCGTCACACCATGGAGGAGATGCGCCGCCCGCACCGGTTCATCGGCGATCAATCCTTCTGCCCGGGTGTGGCGACGGCCACGGCCGCGGGGGTCGCGAACGCCAACGTCGTCTGCTCACACGGACGTTAGCTCTTCTTGAACCGTCCTACTTTCCCGTCGTTTTCATCTGCCAGCCGACGTTGACGGGCTGGCCGCGAGAATCCTCGCAGGCGCACTCGATCTGGTCCGTGGTGAAGTTGGCGTCGCCGCGGATGATCACGGTCTTGCCGCTTTCGGATTCCATCCTGGCGATGGCCGCGCGCTTGGTGTTGAGGATACGCATGGCCACGTCGGGATCTACGGAGATGGTTACGCGGTGCACATCGGGCTGGAACACCGAGAGCTGGATCATGCGCATGACATCGAGCACGACCGACTCGGGCATCTTGACCACGCCGGCGCCGCGGCAGTGCGGGCAATCGTAGTACATGTTGCGGCGGATCGACGCCCGCTGCCGCTGGCGGGTCATCTCCACGATGCCGAAGGCACTCATCCGCAGCATGCGCACGCGTTCCTTGTGCTTCTTCAAATCGTCGCGGAGCTTTTTCTCCACGGCGCGAATGTGCCGGTCGTAGCGCATGTCGATAAAATCGCAGAGGATGAGCCCGCCGAGGTCGCGCAGGCGGAGTTGGCGGGCGATCTCACCGGCCGCTTCCATGTTGATGCGATAGGCCGTCTCTTCCGCGTCGTCCAGGCTGCGGAAGCGCCCACTATTCACATCGATGGTGACCATCGCCTCGGTCGACTCAATGACCAGCGACCCACCGGATGACAGGGGAACGTGGCGCATGTTGATGCGCTCGATTTCCTGCTCGATTCCGTAGCGGTGGAATACAGGCTCTCGGTCGGTGTACACGTCGACCTGCGTCTTGGAGCGGGGCATGGCCAGTTGCAGGAACTCGCGCGCCTTTTCGGCCGTCTCCTCGTCGTCGACGACCATGCGATTGAATTCCGTCGAGTAAATATCACGGATGGTGCGCGTGACGAGGTCGGATTCGCGATAGAGCTCGGCCGGTGCGGGCTGGTTGCGGATACGATCGGCCACCGTCTTCCACAGGCGCTGGAGGTAGTTCAGGTCACGCTGGAGCTCGCGCTTATTGCGGTCCAGCCCGGCCGTGCGAAGAATGAAGCCCATGCCCGAAGGAAGCTCCAGCTCGTTGAGGATGTCGCGCATGCGGCGGCGGGCCTGGTCATCCTCGATCTTGCGCGAAACGCCGTGGCGACTCATGCCGGGCATCATGACCAGGAACCGGCCGGGAATGGACAGGTAGGTCGTCAAGGTCGGCCCCTTTGTGCCGACGCCCTCCCGCGTGACCTGCACGATGACTTCCTGCCCGCGCCGGAAACACTTCTGAATCGGCGGACGATTCAACCGCGGGATCTTGCGCCCGACTTCTTCCGACGCTCCGCCGCTGTGCGAGGGGAAGTACTGCGGTTGAACATCGGACACGTGAAGGAAACCCTGCTTGGGAAGTCCGAAGTCGATGAATGCGGCCTGTATGCCGGGCTCGATGTTGGTGACGCGCCCCTTGTAGATGTTGCCGACGTGGGACTGCGACGAGGCGCGCTCCAGGAACAGCTCCTCAAGTTGGCCCTCGTGAATGACGGCGATGCGGCATTCTTCCGTGCCCGAGACGTTGATGATCATCTGCCGGCCGGACAGATCCGTAGCGGATCGCTTGGATGTCGCCGGCGCTGAAGCGGGGAGCGGCGCCGGCTTGGCTGCCGGGGTTCGCTTCTCCGTGGACGTCGCCGGTCGCCCCGCTTGGGCTTCCGCCCGCTTTTCATCGGGGGCGTGCCGCTGATCGGAGGCCGGTGCGCGATCCTCGCAGCGTCCCTCGTCTCGACCGCGACCTCGGCCGCGCCGACCGCGACGCCGCCCACGGCGCCCCTCGACCCGCTCGCCGGAGCGCTGCGCGGCGTCTTCAACCCCGGCCGCGCCTTCTTGACCTACACTCGATTGATCGTGCGATTCGTCTGTGCCATCGTCGGGCGCCTCGGCAAGTCGAAGGGCGGGGGCGCCGCGCGGTTCCTCATAAGCTGACTCCCCGTCAACTTCGCCAAGCGCGTCATCCCAATCCACGACTTTGGATTCCAGTTGCGCCACGGCCTCGAGCGGCGCCGCAGAATCGTCTTGCCGATCTGCTTGCGAATCGCGAGTGCGCGGGCCAACGGATGACGTGTCGGATTCAACTTCGGGAGAATCTGCCGGTACTCCAGTGGATTTCTGCGGCTCCTTGGTTCGCGACCGCCCGCGCCCGCCACGACGACGCTTGTCGGAGCGCTGATTACTCGCAGGCGTCTCGCTCCGCTTGGATTCTCCGGCAGGGGACCCTTCGTGCGATTCGTCCGCGCCGGCCTCGGCGGTGGCATCCGTCGCGTCGCCGTCTTTCGACTTTGCGGGCGTTCGTTTCTTCGCGACGCGCTTGCGACGCGGCGTTTTCTTTTCCTTCTCCGCGGGCGCCGACGAGTCCGGTCTGGCGACGTCGGCGATATCCATTTGTGCAACGGCGACGGGCGCCTCGGCAGCTTCCATGCCTTCGTTCTCCTCTGGGGCACCGCTGTCGGCAGCCTTGGCTGGAGGACGACGCTTCGGTCGCTTGGTCGTCTTCGCCTTGGCGCTCTTGGTGCCGGTTGATTTCTTGGCCATGCTTGTTCTCGTCCCTTACGAGGCCCACGTCACGTGAAGCCTCCGAATTCGATGGTTGATTGTTGTGGCGTCGAAGCCGAGGAGCCCGGCGATCTCTGCCGGTTTTGCCGTGCGTCCTCCTTCGATGAGCAGTTCGAAACGTACGGCGTCGGATTCCAGCTCGACGCTTTGAAGATACGGGCGAATGTCCACGGTTCGCGCGGACGGTTCGCCGGGTGTTTGCCTCGTTACAGGCAGGGTCGGCGATGCCATGATCTCTGTGACGCGGGAGGCAAATGCCTCCGGCGCGGCGCCGTCCAGCGACAGGCGATAAGCGGCACTCCGCGGCTGGAGACGCTCTCCCTCCTGCAGCCGCCGCCCTTGATGAACGGGCATCTCCCTCGGGAGCTGCTGCCCCAGCCGTGCGGGCACGTCGTCGGAATTCTCCATGAGCTCGAAGACTACGGCCTCCACGTCGGAGGCAATTCCCACCGGACGGGGCAGGGGGATCATGATCTTGGGATGCGGATTGAAACCCTGGGAATAGCGAATGGGCAGCGCCGCTCGAGCGCACGCCCGGCGGAACAGCCGCAGCGTATCGTGATGGGAAATGAACCGCAGGTCGCCATTCACGGCGTGAAAGATGACCCAGCGGATGCGCTGTTCAACGACGGCGGAGATAGCCGCCGTCCCGCCCGTTGCCGGCATGATGCACTCTAATCCCGCCCCGCAGGCCGCCGAGCCTTATCCCGGCGTCGGTTTTGCACGCTGTCCAATTTCAGATCGGGTCCTGCGGAAGTAATTTCCGTGTCTCGTCACGCAAGTAGTTTGTTACCTGCCTCTCGGATTCCAGACTCAGCGCCTTTCTCGCGACACGTTGCGCCTTGGAAAAGGAGATCAGGCGAATCAGCTTCTTGATTTCGGGAATATTGGCCGGCGCCATCGAAAAATTGCTCAAGCCCACCCCCACCAGAAAGATGGCATACAACGGCTGCCCCGCCATTTCCCCACATAGACTACATTCGACCTCCGCCTGATTACAAGCCCTGGCGACGTCGCGAACCGTTCTCAGCACGGCCGGGTGCGAGGGATTATAGAAGCGGGCGACCCGTTCGTTACCCCGATCGACGGCCAGCAGATATTGCACGAGATCGTTCGTGCCAATGCTGATAAACCCCACTTCCCGGCAGAATTCCTTGATCTGGATGGCTGCGGCAGGTGTCTCGAGCATCATCCCTACCGGAATGTCCCGGCGAAACGGAATGTCGTCCTCCTCCAGATCCTCCATGGCGTCACGAACCGTCATTTTGGCCTGGCGGAACTCCATGAGGCTGTTGATCAGCGGGAACATCAGCCGGACATCGCCTTCGACCGACGCCCGCAGGACCGCCCGGAGCTGCTCCTTGAACATGTCCAGGTTTTCGAGGCTGTAGCGGATCGAACGCAGTCCGAGCATGGGATTTCGCTCCTGCTCGTAGCGTCGCTGTTGCGTGTACTTGTCGGCCCCGAGGTCAAACGTCCGAATTGTAACCGGCTTGCCGCATGCCCCGCGGATGGCCGCCACGTACGCCTCGTACTGGTCCTGCTCGGATGGAGCACCCTCCGGGCGAAGGAAAAGGAACTCCGTGCGGTACAGGCCAACGCCGTCGGCGCCCTTCTCCAGTCCGGCGGCGGATTCGTGCGGAAACTCGATGTTGCTCAGCAGCGTGATGCGCCGCCCGTCCTGGGTCACCGCGGGAACGGTCTTGAGTTCGCCCAACTCGTCGGTAAGGCGAATGTAAGCCTGACGCTGTACCTGGTATTCCTCCAGCGTGGCCTCATTGGGATTGACAATGACGAGCTGGTTCGAGCCGTCCACGATGACCGTGTCGCCGCCGCTGATCCGCGTGGAGACATCGTTCAGGCCGATCACACCCGGCCGACCCCACGATCTCAGGAGAATAGCCGTGTGCGACGTGGCTGCCCCGGCGTCGAGCGCCACGCCCATGATCTTCGTGTTGGCAAGCTGAGCGGTCTGGGTGGGCGTCAGGTCATGCGCCACGAGAATGACCGGTTTACGCAAATGGCCGAGGTCCTCACGTCCTTCTCCCAGGATGTGGCGCAGGAGGCGGCGCTCGATGTCCTGCACATCCCGCATGCGCTCGACGAGCAGCGGGTCGTTCATCTGCATGAACCGCCGCTGGTAGTTCCGCATCACCGTGCTGGTGGCATAGGCGGCGGTGGCGTACTTGGATTGGATCAGCTGTTCGATGTTCTGGCGCAGGTGTTCGTCGCGGAGCACGCCGACATGCCAGGTAAAGACGTTGGCGGCATCCCGCCCCAAGTTGATGTTGAGCCAATCGGCCTGCTTTTGCAGCTCTTCGATCGACTTTTCCACGGCCGTGGCAAGACGCTGCATCTCCATGGGGACGTGGTCCGAGGAGATCGTGCGGAAGGGGATGCGGAAATCCTCGGCCTCCAGGATGACGGCCTGCCCGATGGCGACGCCGGGAGCGACGGAGATGCCTCGCAGGATTTCCATGGGCCATTCGGTCTCCGCGCGGGGAACGGGCTGTCGAGAAAGCGATGCGCCGGTCTGCCGCGGTGGCGGTACAAGCTGATCCAACGACGCTTGCGCCCGATCTTGCTTCACGAAGTTTCTTGGTCAAACCCGCGTTGAACCAGTTCGGCGAGCGCGCCCACGGCTTGCTCGGCATCTTCCCCCTCGGCCGAAATCCGCAATACGCAGCCTCGGGTGGCTTCCAGCAGCATCATGTGCATGGCACTCTTGCCATCCACTTCCTCGCCCCTTCGCGTCACGTTTCGAACCCGAACGGCGCTCTTGAATGTGGAGGCGAGATCAACGAACCGCATCACGGGACGGGCATGAACGCCCTCCTGAAGATCGACCGTTACCTCGCGTGAAGCTTCGTGATTGGAACCGGACAAACGCGATCCGCCTCTCCCGGACGCCGGGGCGTCCCCGCGCTGCGCATCCGACCCGGGCGGGTCATTCCTCCTGCATGCCGTCAGCTTCCTTGATCAGGTCGATGATGGCCTCGCGACTCTCCGCCTGCCGGAGGAAACGGCGGAAATTCTCGCGCTGCAAGTACCGAAAAATCTTTTCCATCGCGGCGAGGTGCTCTTCCGGAGCACTGGCCGGGCTGAGCAGCAACACCACGGTAAACACCGGCGCGCGGTCCAGAGCGGCAAAGTCCACACCCCTGCTGGAACGACCGATCGCGGCGGTCATCTTCTTGACCCGCTCGTGCTTGACGTGGGGAACCGCCACGCCCTTTCCGAAACCCGTGCTTCCCTGCTTCTCGCGGGCGATGGCCGCCTTGGCGACTTCATCGACATCATCGGCCTCGAGCGCGCCGTGGTCGGCCAGGGATTGCACCAGCTCCCGAATCACCGCATTTCGATCTGTCCCCTCCAGGTCGGCGATAATGGACGGTCCGTGGATGATGTCCAACAGCTTCATGCGCAGATCCATGACCAGTCATTAAGGTCTTCGGCCTCGGGTCCGCCCGCATCCGGGCGGGCCTGCCCCGACCGCGGGGCAAACCGATGACGTGCGTCCTACGACGGACTGGGACCGTCGTGCTTGTGATTTCGCAGCATTTCCTTGTGCTTCCGCAGCTGGCGTTCCAGCTTGTCCACGACCGCGTCCACGAGCGCATACGTATCTGGGCCCGTTTCACTGGCCACGAACGTGTGCTTGTGGTCGGCGCGGACGATGATCTCCGCGGTGAACAACTCCGACTCGTGTCCGAGAATTACCTCGACTTCGTGAATCCGATCGTAGAAGCGAGGCAGCTTCTGGATCTTCTCCTCAATGTAGGATCGCAGTTCCGCCGGCACCTCCACATGGCGACCGGATATTTGAATCTGCACAAGTATCCTCCCAGGTCCAAGCCGGTATCCAACATCCGGCTATCTGCATGTCCAACCCATGACCAGGCAAGCCCTGTCATGGTGGGGCGCCCGCTACGGCGACACGCCCTCCGGCTTCGCCACCGGTTCCGATGGAATCATGGCACCGGGCTTGATCACCCCGCCACTGATAATGAACCGCAAGGCTTCGTCCACGGAAATGTTCAGATCAATTACATCCCGCCGTGCAACATGAACGACGTACCCCGTCATCGGCGTCGGTGAACTCGGGATGAAGACCGTCACTAATTCCTCCGGGACGCTGCCCTGAATGGCCTTGATGGCCTGACCGGTGCTCAAGCCCAGCGACCAGACCCCGAGCCGGGGATACTGTACCGCCACCATCCCGGAGAACGCCAGCGGCTTTTCCGTCAGCAGGAAGTCCGTGACCTGCTTGACGTTGGTGTACACGGCCCGGATGACGGGAATGCGTTTCAAGACGCCTTCCCCCATCCGCCACATGGTTCGTCCCATGAAGCTCGCCAGAAACATTCCGGTGAAGTATACGAGGATGATGGCGATCACAAAACCGAGAACGTGCAAATGGAATTTCCGGAACGCGATCTCCCAGAGCGCCCGGCTGCGGGCATCGAACGCCGCGCCGCGAATCCGATCGTTCGGGCTGACTAAAGCGTTGCTGTGAATCGTCATGTACTCGATGGTCAGCCGCTGCCCGGTGCGTTCGTCCCATCGGTCGATGGGCGTTCCGTAGCGAAGAGCATCAAACTCGCGATCCACAAGCACGCGGGCAGGTTCATCTCGGATGGCCCGGCAGACCTCGAGCAGGCCATTCGTGATATACCGGCCGACATAGCCATCAACGAATTGGTAAACCCACACCAGGATGGCGAAGGTCAGCAGGGTAGGGACCAGGGCGGCGAGCCCGCGAAGGAAGAATCGACGGAAGTCGTCCATCCGCCCGAGTTTCGGTTCCTTTTCAGCGATCGCCACCCGCCACCGCTTG
It encodes:
- a CDS encoding alpha/beta fold hydrolase, translating into MHELPDDVRALYPFPSRFLSIGEHRLHYVDEGDGEPLVLLHGNPTWSFYWRELIGGLRDRWRVIAPDHLGCGLSDKPQRYPYTLSTHIENVSKLIDHLGLREINLGVHDWGGAIGFGWAVRNVSRVKRMIVFNTAAFFGPCPWRIRICRMPLMGAIVVRGLNGFALPATWMACKNRVRMTSAVRRGYLLPYDSYANRVAVLEFVRDIPLRRDTPTGRRVAEIEAGLPQLADKPMLICWGGRDFCFHDGFLDEWRRRFPEAEVHCFADAGHYVVEDAGERLLPLIRGFLDEGPHTRSAASSD
- a CDS encoding 3-oxoacyl-ACP synthase III, yielding MFGYRQVCIEALGYALPEEVVTSEQLEGELAPVYERFGLHVGRLELMTGIRKRRFWAPGTMPSDAATRAGRAALENANLSPGDIDALVFTAVSRDCLEPATASVVHHQLGLPRRAAFFDISNACLGFLNGIVTVANMIELGQIRRGLVVAGESSRPLVRTTIRHLLESPNLTRAELKQAFASLTIGSGAAGAVVCHESVSKSRHRLLGGVSRAASEHNELCRGSGDSGFSADAAMTMRTDAELLLEGGCELAAETWKEFKAHLEWDEFDIGRTYCHQVGSVHRDRLYAALGLDGARDFSTFEFLGNVGSVSLPLTLAMGVERDPPATGTNVALLGIGSGLCCVMLGVRW
- a CDS encoding Rne/Rng family ribonuclease; this translates as MIINVSGTEECRIAVIHEGQLEELFLERASSQSHVGNIYKGRVTNIEPGIQAAFIDFGLPKQGFLHVSDVQPQYFPSHSGGASEEVGRKIPRLNRPPIQKCFRRGQEVIVQVTREGVGTKGPTLTTYLSIPGRFLVMMPGMSRHGVSRKIEDDQARRRMRDILNELELPSGMGFILRTAGLDRNKRELQRDLNYLQRLWKTVADRIRNQPAPAELYRESDLVTRTIRDIYSTEFNRMVVDDEETAEKAREFLQLAMPRSKTQVDVYTDREPVFHRYGIEQEIERINMRHVPLSSGGSLVIESTEAMVTIDVNSGRFRSLDDAEETAYRINMEAAGEIARQLRLRDLGGLILCDFIDMRYDRHIRAVEKKLRDDLKKHKERVRMLRMSAFGIVEMTRQRQRASIRRNMYYDCPHCRGAGVVKMPESVVLDVMRMIQLSVFQPDVHRVTISVDPDVAMRILNTKRAAIARMESESGKTVIIRGDANFTTDQIECACEDSRGQPVNVGWQMKTTGK
- a CDS encoding DUF2344 domain-containing protein, giving the protein MPATGGTAAISAVVEQRIRWVIFHAVNGDLRFISHHDTLRLFRRACARAALPIRYSQGFNPHPKIMIPLPRPVGIASDVEAVVFELMENSDDVPARLGQQLPREMPVHQGRRLQEGERLQPRSAAYRLSLDGAAPEAFASRVTEIMASPTLPVTRQTPGEPSARTVDIRPYLQSVELESDAVRFELLIEGGRTAKPAEIAGLLGFDATTINHRIRRLHVTWAS
- the ptsP gene encoding phosphoenolpyruvate--protein phosphotransferase, whose translation is MEILRGISVAPGVAIGQAVILEAEDFRIPFRTISSDHVPMEMQRLATAVEKSIEELQKQADWLNINLGRDAANVFTWHVGVLRDEHLRQNIEQLIQSKYATAAYATSTVMRNYQRRFMQMNDPLLVERMRDVQDIERRLLRHILGEGREDLGHLRKPVILVAHDLTPTQTAQLANTKIMGVALDAGAATSHTAILLRSWGRPGVIGLNDVSTRISGGDTVIVDGSNQLVIVNPNEATLEEYQVQRQAYIRLTDELGELKTVPAVTQDGRRITLLSNIEFPHESAAGLEKGADGVGLYRTEFLFLRPEGAPSEQDQYEAYVAAIRGACGKPVTIRTFDLGADKYTQQRRYEQERNPMLGLRSIRYSLENLDMFKEQLRAVLRASVEGDVRLMFPLINSLMEFRQAKMTVRDAMEDLEEDDIPFRRDIPVGMMLETPAAAIQIKEFCREVGFISIGTNDLVQYLLAVDRGNERVARFYNPSHPAVLRTVRDVARACNQAEVECSLCGEMAGQPLYAIFLVGVGLSNFSMAPANIPEIKKLIRLISFSKAQRVARKALSLESERQVTNYLRDETRKLLPQDPI
- a CDS encoding HPr family phosphocarrier protein, which translates into the protein MSGSNHEASREVTVDLQEGVHARPVMRFVDLASTFKSAVRVRNVTRRGEEVDGKSAMHMMLLEATRGCVLRISAEGEDAEQAVGALAELVQRGFDQETS
- a CDS encoding PTS sugar transporter subunit IIA, with product MKLLDIIHGPSIIADLEGTDRNAVIRELVQSLADHGALEADDVDEVAKAAIAREKQGSTGFGKGVAVPHVKHERVKKMTAAIGRSSRGVDFAALDRAPVFTVVLLLSPASAPEEHLAAMEKIFRYLQRENFRRFLRQAESREAIIDLIKEADGMQEE
- the raiA gene encoding ribosome-associated translation inhibitor RaiA, whose protein sequence is MQIQISGRHVEVPAELRSYIEEKIQKLPRFYDRIHEVEVILGHESELFTAEIIVRADHKHTFVASETGPDTYALVDAVVDKLERQLRKHKEMLRNHKHDGPSPS
- a CDS encoding DUF502 domain-containing protein; the protein is MDDFRRFFLRGLAALVPTLLTFAILVWVYQFVDGYVGRYITNGLLEVCRAIRDEPARVLVDREFDALRYGTPIDRWDERTGQRLTIEYMTIHSNALVSPNDRIRGAAFDARSRALWEIAFRKFHLHVLGFVIAIILVYFTGMFLASFMGRTMWRMGEGVLKRIPVIRAVYTNVKQVTDFLLTEKPLAFSGMVAVQYPRLGVWSLGLSTGQAIKAIQGSVPEELVTVFIPSSPTPMTGYVVHVARRDVIDLNISVDEALRFIISGGVIKPGAMIPSEPVAKPEGVSP